The sequence ttcaaacattcaaacatcCACGATACTGAAGTGAGATTTATAGCATGTTCATAGAGTAAGGTTGTGTCACAGGTTCACCCTCCTGGTGTTCTCGGGGGACGTGAGGTCCTGGCGCCCTGAGCTGGTGGAGCCCACTGAGGAGGCCTGCAGGCAGGCAGTGCAGTGGCTGTCTCAGCTCACCTGTCACGGGgggacacacactctggaggcACTGCAGGTAAAACTTCTACACAACACCACTGAACTACATTTATATACGCAGTATATACACCCAGACTAGCACTTCAACCATGGGTCTCAGTATATACACCCAGACTAGCACTTCAACCATGGGTCTCAGTATATACACCCAGACTAGCACTTCAACCATGGGTCTCAGTATATACACCCAGACTAGCACTTCAACCATGGGTCTCAGTATATACACCCAGACTAGCACTTCAACCATGGGTCTCAGTATATACACCCAGACTAGCACTTCAACCATGGGTCTCCGTTTGTCCCACTGTCCATTATTAGTAAACAACTTCACAATGAAGTTTAGTGACATCTCTAGTGAGTTAACAATGCCAGGTTGGACACAGCAGAGATCTCTTGTTGGTCAAGATGTGCTCCCCCCTTAACTTTTAAACTAGTATTGTGGAACAGTACTGATCTGTGCGCTGCCTTATCTGTATATGATCTTGGAAATAAAAAATTAACCATTTAATGAAATCCAGGTGTGAGGTGAGCTTGTGTCTCTGATCTTCCTAGGCCGCCTGTGGGCTCGGAGCCCCTCTGGCCTGGTACCTTATCAGTGACGGGAGGCCTGACTCCAGCTGCAGCCTGGTTCTGCGTGAGGCAGAGAGACTGACAGCTGGGAAGGACATCACCATCCACACCATCGCATTCCACTGCAGAGACAGGTGCTGGGACACACATTTTACTTAATTTATAAACACCTCATTCAGCATAGACTTTTAATCCACAACTTTACATAAGAGCAGTGGGCATGGTCAGATTTAATCCTCTGCATATATTTCTGTAAATGTGCCAATGTGCATGTTATTGACATGGATTCATGTGGCTCATCTGGTACAGAATGCAGAGCTACGGCAGGTAGAGATATGTGCTAACAACGCAGGGATCATAAGATACCCAGggaacacacatactgatggaaATGTGCATCTGCTAAatagataaatgtaaatgtaaagtacTTGCTCTTTTCTTCATAGAGCAGATAAAGAGTTTTTGAAGAAGCTTGCCCATAAAACAGGGGGTCGATTCCACTGTGCCCAAGAGGATGGCAAAGCCGTAGATGCCCTTGCCTCTCGCGAACAGTGGGAGAGCAAGCTGAATGACGGGCAGGCAAGTATAGTTCTAACATGGCTGTGCTTTGAGAGCTGTGAGGAGTTTCTCACTTTCAGCCTGTAATTTGGTCTTTGCCCTGCAGGAGCGAACAGTACTGCTGTTTGAGGGAGACGATTTGAGAAGGCTGGGGGAGGAAATGAACAAACTGGTACAGTTCCAGAGAGAAGCCGGGGGTTTCAGGTGAATGCTTTATCTGCTTTCTCATGTCCTGTAATTACTCATTAAAACATTGAAACTTGGTAAAGTGTCCCAGATGATCTCTTGGGAAAGGGTAAATCATTCATAATAGTTAAAAGTGTTGTCATCTTAATGAAAGGgtggctttttttgtgttttaacaGAGACGTTCTTTTGGAAAAGAAGGATCATGAATAAACTTGAGAGGGAGTGAAGAAATGAATGGGTCTTAGTGCACTGTACTGCACAGAGCTGCACCTCTGGCATCTACATAATCTTTAATCGATGGTCTGAAAATAATGTAGTGGTACTGGTAAATTAATGCTGCAATCAAATTATGAGGGGATGTTTTTTGACcataacattttaaatatgAAGGAAATGATGTTCTGTAAATGTAATTATCATGTTAATTGTTAATGACAACTGTGACTAAAGCTGTAGGTTGTGTGTTATAACTGTGTCACTACACAGTTATTTATAAATGTCAGtacatttttgctttttttttttttttttttacatttaacgGTATTGAATAAAATATTTTCTCGGTGAATACGAAATGCACAGCTTTTCGCTTACTTACGGTAAGGGTCTCAGGTGAAGCAACAGGTGATTGACAGGTTGAGGATATCAAATGAGTTCGGAACCTGAGTAAAGGGGCAACGACCGAGCGGAATGTCCGTGGATACAGGCAGAGAATGGAATTTTTCAGTTAATTCATGACCCACAATAAGAAGGTAAAGTATTAACTAACTTGTAAATATGTTTGTTTGAAAACATTTGCAACAGGTCACTGACATCACCGAGCATCTCCTGGTTTATTAATTAACCTAATTGTGCTGTTTTGTTGGTGGTATTTCATTAAGAGTGCATGGTTCCGACGTTTTCCGAAAGTATTGGCCTATATATTCAAGAGGTAATGTCTAAATCTCTATAAAACGTTAACCGCCGTTTTTTAAAATACATTCAATAAAATGTAGCCTAAGTATGTTTTTATCTTTCGCCACAGCCCAAATGAGGCATTGTCTTCATTCATAAAAGCCTATTATGGTACTGATAAATGTAACCATCAGTAGTGTgttattctctttttttcaatcaCATAACATTATGTCAAACATTATACAAACCTGCGACAAGGGCTGAACTAAGCAAAAGGTATTTGACAATTTTTGTGTGTTCCATATCTGATAGTAGAACACGTGCAAACAACGTAAAACCGGTTCTTAACGTTATGATATATATTATTCACGTTTTGCCGTTAAGCCCACGTGCAGTTGATTTAAATCAGTATTTTAAAACGACATACTGTTTCTAGTCTGTCAAGCCCAGGTGCTTACTTATGCTGGCCTCACATGATAAAAAATACCTGCACAGCAAATTCTTTAGAGAAAACTgtcaatattttaaatatgcCATATTTAAGTTCCACTTCACGTATGACATTACAGACAGATCGTACTGGCCCCTGGATAAATAATTTGATTCGTTATAATAACTTGTAAGAAAGAAGCTTTGCCATATCATTCAGCACTGCTGAATGTCAGTTATGACGTCTGGCAAAACTGGTTAAACATAACCATGTGCCTCCACGTGAATACTTTTCGGAAAGGAATTTCATAATGTGCTACACTTAAGTGAGCACTAAAACTTGACAAAACTTATTTATAAGACCACTGTTTTATGTTTATGGGTGATGTATCATGTACTGTAGGTGTTCACATCTTGGAGGGTGGCATTGGCATCCTGAGATCTTTACAGCTGGGCAGAAACAATTCCTTGCCGGTAAGCATTCCTTTATTCCTTAGTTGCATCTGTATTGTGAGCTGATGAACAAAGAATGCTGAGAAACACATTCTTGCACTACTGTTAATAATTGTTCATCTGATGTTGTACTACTTTCAAACCAGCATTTCATTTTGTGTAAATCAGTGTTTTGAATATCCATCTAACATGACCTGTCCCATGTAATATACTGTCTGTCTTGCCTCACATTGCGAAAGAGCCATCTTACCTGAGTCACTACTTGGGCATTTCATCCCCTGAGTGGTGTCTGCAGTTGCAGCTGTGGTGATCGAATGTAATCTTAGGCTCATTAGGAACAGGGGTAACTTTCCAGTTGAGAGTGTAGCGCTTGGGTTTGATAGGGAGATATATGAGGAGGACACAGAGCGGCCCTGAACAGAACCACTCTGATCACCTTGTGGACCTTTGTCCCCTCCCTGTAGGTCGAGAGCAGCAGAGGACTGAAGCAGAGCCGGGGACCATGAAACAGAATGGTGCCTCCTGCGCGGTGGAGCCTGCCCCATGCCCATGTCTCCTGGATGGCGACAGCTGCATCAGCAGGTCCCAGACCAGCGCCCATGACTCAACTTGGGCAACAAACGGCTCCGGTGTGGCTGCATCAGCTGGTCCCCGAAACAGACCCAGTGGGGCAGTGGGCTCCTGGTGCAGCAGCCCAGAGTGTGTAGCCAGCCAACCAGAGGCTgcggagaaggagagacagggagcagGGAAGGTCCTGGTGACCGGCGGGGCTGGGTACTTTGGGTTCAGACTGGGACGGACCCTGGCCAGCCAGGGGGTGAGGGTGGTTCTGCTCGACCTGCACAAACCGCTGTGGGATGTTCCAGATGGGGCTGTCTTCTACCAGGTAAGTGTGATGTGGACGTTTCTTATTTGATTGGGGGGTAGAGAGGGACTGGGGGATGGAGGGCAGTCATGGCCAAGCAGTTTACTATTTCACAAGAAATATATTATACCAGCATATCATGGAATTGATCCTGGAAACTTTGCAGGGCATGGCGATCAGATATGGTCAGTGGTTTGATGGCTCAGGGAGCAAAAGACTGTACAGTTTGCAGACATGCACTAATGATTTGGATAATGTGTTGGCAGCAGTAGCTTTGCCATGTTAAGACACTGTCAGGATGCTAAACAGGAATTCATGAGATGGATTTTGTCTCTCTGTATTGCTGCATTTCCTGGGTCCTCCGCAGGTATTAGAGGGGGTTGAGGTGAAACACAAGGAGAAGATCTGTGTGACTCAGAAGGGACAGATGCTCGTCAGGCCGAGTGGGTGTGGGGAGCgtgtaggggtggggggcagggtggGCTCTCAGCCTCATGTTACAGGTGTGATGCTCGTGGCGCTCAGCTGTCGCCGGGGCCTGTCTTTCCTGTctcgcctgtctgtctgtgggccACATGAAGACAAATATGTTAGCTAGTGTGACCTGTCACTGCGTTGCCATAACTGATTGACTGCTTCTACTCTTTCCATTGCAGAGTGACATTCGAGATTACGAGTCCCTGTAcaaggtgtgtgagggggttgaCTGCATATTTCATACAGCGGCTTATGGAATGTCGGGTCCTGAGCAGGTACGTTTCAACTGTATCAGCGGAACTTAATGTTTATTCATTTTGCAGCACATCAACTATTAAAAAGGCTGTAATGCTGATATGGAAATGAAATAAAGCACACAGCAAGAGCTTCTTGGCTAAGAACTGCAGATACTGTAGCCTTGGCTCGATGCAGAAATGTGTATGTCTCCTAATTTGTTACTAATTGATAAATGTTTTGACCTTTATGTACTCAGTCTTTTGGACTTTTTTAAAAAGAGAAAtgtatcaatcaattcaatGTAATTTACCTGATCTTTTCTTCACATTTTCTTACATCTGGACCTGCTGTAGTTACTCTACAGGGAGAAACAATGTAATACAGGTTAAGCGGTCATCATGTGGAGTTGTACATACATGATAAAAATAGCAGTAATCGTAGgtcatgtttgtaaatgttacatTTCTCCATTTTCAGCTGAAGAGAGAACTGGTCGAATCTATCAACGTTGGGGGAACCAACAACGTTATTAATGGTGAGACCCTAATTGTGTGTTAAAAACActtctttatttacatttagttatttagcagacgcttttatgcaaagcgacgtacaaaggagaaaacaatcaagctacgagcaatagagacctagtgtaacaataaatactaggTCTCTATTTtaggaataaaaagtgcaggaatgtaactactgtaagtgcgagttaagtactagtaagtgcgagttaagtactagtcttCACCTACATCATATGGATATGTGCCAGCTAAGAGgacatcatcgtcatcatcattagAGATATGTAGGTGTAGATGTAGAGATACTATTACCAGAAATGAAGAGTAAATGTGCTTCTACGATTACTTGTCAATTCCTCATCATTTACGTAATTGtattttacatatatatatatatatatttgataagCGCTATAATTATTGGTCCTAAGGTTGGTCCTGGCTTTCTTTTGTCCACATATGGGTAGTGTGTTCTGAGCGTGGGATAACACGACTGGTCTACACGAGTACCGTGAACGTGGCCTTCGCAGGGAAACCCATAGAGGATGGGGATGAGGACTCAGTTGCCCTCCTTCCACTGGAAATGGTGAATGAGAGAGCACAGGATTGTCTACCTTTCTCACTGGTCACTTGCACTTTTACAAATATAGTTCTGTTCAGAAGTTTTATCTTCTTTGTTGAATTCTCCATTAGAAAGTCTCTCGATATACATATTACCTCACCAAGGTGTCTCCTCAAAGGCTGCTTCCATTTATTTTGATCTCTCAGAGGAGTCTTTCCTCATCAGTGTGTTTAAAGTTGAATTTTTAATGGTTCTTCGTTGTGAAAGCGTTGTGGTGAGATGTCATTcgtcattcattctttcaacATTCTTtgctttttagcaggccagcttGTACGTATAAGTACCtgttgtgtgtacacatgcttcctttctccctttccaCCTGTTGCACCCCTCaattcctgtcctctctctctctcctcctcccccatttTTTCCTACAAACTCTCACTCAGGTCTCTCAGAAGCTTGCTTGTGGTAGTTAGATACCACAAGATAGGTTAGCCATGTTTTTTAAAGCACCCTGGGATAGTacttaatgttaatgttatgatataaaaatacaataaaacgACATGGAGCTGAATCTGGAGAGATTTGATGTGTGTAGGCCAGCAGTGCGGTTCAAAAATGACCATGGCAGCATTACATCCACGTTTGAAGTGAAACATCATCCCCTGTGGTGAGTCAAATTGAGGTTTAAAGGCAGATTATTCATGTtctgtgggggaaaaaagagagagagagagagagagggaaagagggagagaagtgctTTCACTCTCACGAGGATTACCCTCGTGCTTGTCAGGAGAGCGTCAGGGTGCAGGGGCCTTTGTCTGGCCAGGACTCCACCTGGGGTGGGTGTGGTGTTCAGGTGTTCAGGAAAGCTGCGGGGATCATGTTGGTTAACCCTGAGCCTTTGTTGGTGTGGCTCCCTCATGTATGACATTATTAACAACAGCCACTGACTTTTGTCCTCCATGCTGTAGCTGCCTGGAGTTCATGAAGCATGTCAGAGCAGGTGTTTGTTCATGAGCTTTTGTGAAGTGTTTCACTTGTTCATCGAATTTGCAACTATGTTGTGCTTTGTACATTGCAactatatgcatacatacatgcatacatacatacatacatgcatagtacatacatacatacatacatacatacatacatacatgcatagtacatacatacatacatacatacatacatacatacatacatgcatgcatagtacatacatacatacagagtcTTTATTGGTATAGAAGATGGACCAGAGGATGATGAAAATTACTGTGGTGTCTTTAGTAGTATACATCAACAAGGAGTTAGAGATTTAAAGTCCTCTGTTCTGCTCCTCCCTTTCACTTTGTCTTTTACTCAAAAGCACATAGACCACTACTCTAGGACCAAAGCCATAGCTGACCGGATGGTGCTGGCAGCCAATGGAAGGACACTGAAAGGTATAAAAAACATAATCTCCTCTTTTCAACACACAAAGTCATTGAGTTCCCTCTGTGAGAGTCCTGTCTGTGTTGAGCTTGCGTCTTCTGGTGCCCTCTGGAGTTCCTGTCCTGACATATGACTGGGTTAAGGTGGGGGCCACAGCACTGCAGCAGCCCCAGCTGCAGCCTGCAACTGTATACAGCCAGACCTGCTGACACCAGTTTAAAAATAGAGTCGAACAGGACAATACGGACAAATGGAGCCAGGCTTAAACCTGacactgctgtgtgctgtgttgcacacacacactcgtacacacacacatgcacacacaggcacacacacatatacatacagtataccaTAGTCGGGGAGTAACTAGTTATATGTAACAGAGTTACGTAATTAAATGACAAAAGGAATGTAGGCATAATTGTATTCCATTACAGTGACTGAggaaaaatatgtaattaaattacagctactaatcaaaatgttggtgattacaaaggggttacatctAAATATATTCTTTTAGGAAAAATCTTTAAAGTCTTTATATAGAATATAACAgccattctgttgctttgcatcttttttttGGCATCTAGACTCAGGCTCATTTGACAGTATATATGCGCTAAAAATTTGAgcgttgtttttgattggttcccTTGTATGAATTAGCACTGCctcgtctgccaatcaaaaagtaattgAAAATAACCAAATATAATAAGTTGCATTACTTTGAAGTAATTCAAATAGTTACGTCGCTTAATAGTTACGTCGACTTTTCACACAACAGTATATATGCAGAATCCCTGTGATTATGATCACTCTTGCACATGTAccgagaggagaaaaaggaaagaccATGACAGAAAGGTCGATAGCCATATtgatagaaagagaaaaggacaaaaagaaagacatatgCTGCCTGACACACCAAACCATTCAGTGCGCCATGTGAAAGTGCATGCATGATGTGGTTCTTTTGTCTCCTAACActgaaacaaatacattcagatttgctgtgtgtgtgcaatgcaaCTTGTACACGTTTTGTCCAATCTCCTTAATGGAAAACTCCGCAGGAGTGTTGCAACACTGACAGGTGCGAGGCAGGCCACTCACCCTCTCCAGAGGTGATACTCTATATCTTATTTACATATTCAATTAAGCGCTGGCCTATGGTGCCGGGTCATGATACTCCCATAGACTTCCTCATACATTTATTCAGACGGAGCCAAGTCGGCTGAGCCTCAGCCTCTCATTGAAAAGGCTTACGCAGAGAGACCTCCTCCACCATGGAAAATCATTAAGGGAGCTGCATTAAGTGaggcaagagaaagagactttAATGGTGCTGATGAACTGTTCTGGGGGGGACAGATGGTGGAGGGTGGAGTGGGATGTATTTCTTTGCTGCACTTTAGGTCACTTGGGTTAAAAATGTCTGGTTAATGGCTAGATGAAGGTGTAATGGCTGAGTTGCTCCAACAGGGGGTGGCGTGCTGCTGACCTGCACACTGCGTCCTTCAGGGATCTACGGCCCAGAGGAGAGGCGCCACCTCCACCGGGTGATGGTGAGTCTTATTCCCCCTTTATTGCCAGCCTTGCTCAGGACCCCTGCCCCTTATGAGCAGCTCGGGGCCTCTGCCGTGATCTCAGACAGGCCTGCTGTGTGGTCCTGAAGACACCTGTGTGCGCCTAGCAGCTTTACAATATTTATGAACTTTCGACTATCACTTTacaccccctcctcctgcctcctgcttcAGCATCTCCCAGAGAGACTCAAGGCCACATATccacaaccacactcacacacacacaacactcattgAGTTACTTATGTGGCCTAGCGTTCTGAATCGTCCTTAGCTCTAATTCATACGAGTTCTCTGTATTTTCTGTCATGACGCAGACGTGATGAACCTTACTTGCTTACATACATGACAGTGTCTTATACATTGTGGATGGTTTTTAATCCAATTTAATAAATCATTTCTGTATAACAGTGGTTATTTTCAGTGGcttttcatggcaggccccccTTTTACAATGACAAACAAATTACACCCTTGAAGGCCCCCGCTCCACACCACAGCAGTATGATACACAACAGTCTGAATGCACTGCATAAATGTACACATAATTGTGCATGGGATAAATCATTTCCATGAAAGATGGCAATAGAGGTCAAGGATTTGTCTTTGTTTCTATaacaaatgtgaatgtgaatagtAGCCTCAGCACCCGTTAGTCAATAGATTCAACCCACACTGTCAGCAAGAGGTTTCTACAGGAAGCTACAGTCAAGGAGTAAGATCACCTTCCTCACAGCTTTTACAGAGAAAATATAGCCAGTATAAAATACtagataataatgataataaaataatgaaaataatgaaaataaaatactaGAATAAACTGAATTAGTCACATTTCAGTATTTTAAATCTATTGCAACACTGTCACATCAAGTTAATTTCAGCCTTTGAAAAACTTCCATCCCACTCCTGTGCCACTTGAGAAACACTCCTGTGTTAATCTGCATTCCTCTTTAAACCAGCGGTGCCTGGGAAGTTACTGAACAGCAGGCACCACATGAGCACAAGTCTGCTTTTGCACTTCAAGGCTATTTCTGCTTCCTGCTTCAAGTGGTGTGCCAGTGTTTACCGAGTTACATGCAggcaaaaatgacaaaatgactTTGCAACACTTTATACACGCCATAGGTGTTACAACAGAAAGCGCCTCTGCAGAGAAGTCCCGATTTGGCCCTCTGTACTACTTCATCTTCGAAGTGTAGCACATTCTCATGAAGCTCATTGCTTAGCATCGGCACTTTCTCCCTCAGGTCAACGTGGAGAGGCGtctcttcagcttcagctttGGGAACCCTCGGGCCCTGATGAACTGGGTGCACGTGGACAACCTGGTGACGGCCCACCTGCTGGCCGCCGAGGCACTGACGCCAGAGAGACGCTGCGTAGCGGTGAGCTTTAGCGTTAGCTTCTCCTGGCTGCTCAGCTCAGTGAAACATTAACAAGGGAAGACTGTCGGTAGACGATTGGTGGTAAGCAGCAGACAATCAGTGGTAACTCGTCTCTAAATTGGTTAAGACAAGTCACCTGACcggtcttaaccaatcagagaccagaattacttACGGTCACCACCGACAAGGCCTTCTGTTGTTACTGCAGAGATTAATTTgcattattttctttctgtcttccagAGTGGACAGGCCTACTTCATTAATGACGGAGTGTCAGTGAACATATTTGAGTGGTTTAGGCCTTTGGTAGGTAATAAAGCTTCTGTGTGTGGAGACTACAGATATTGGTAATGTATGTTGATATGAAAATGTGAATTTTCAAAATGTATCcaaatgcaaatgttttgtGTA is a genomic window of Clupea harengus chromosome 1, Ch_v2.0.2, whole genome shotgun sequence containing:
- the sdr42e2 gene encoding putative short-chain dehydrogenase/reductase family 42E member 2 gives rise to the protein MYCREQQRTEAEPGTMKQNGASCAVEPAPCPCLLDGDSCISRSQTSAHDSTWATNGSGVAASAGPRNRPSGAVGSWCSSPECVASQPEAAEKERQGAGKVLVTGGAGYFGFRLGRTLASQGVRVVLLDLHKPLWDVPDGAVFYQSDIRDYESLYKVCEGVDCIFHTAAYGMSGPEQLKRELVESINVGGTNNVINVCSERGITRLVYTSTVNVAFAGKPIEDGDEDSVALLPLEMHIDHYSRTKAIADRMVLAANGRTLKGGGVLLTCTLRPSGIYGPEERRHLHRVMVNVERRLFSFSFGNPRALMNWVHVDNLVTAHLLAAEALTPERRCVASGQAYFINDGVSVNIFEWFRPLFEKLGYSRPLIHLPVCLVYTAAVLMERVHLLLRPFVEIPLLFTRNEVRNIAISHTFKIDKARRELGFSPKKYSLSEAVDHYLKNQQLHSSQTGPLSSQFFFLMVLLFMGLLTLLLCSSGWDQKH